In one Dermacentor variabilis isolate Ectoservices chromosome 4, ASM5094787v1, whole genome shotgun sequence genomic region, the following are encoded:
- the LOC142578180 gene encoding mitochondrial fission 1 protein-like has product MSRPAPPDCERLLHAYVDSDELHRIEICYNEHLHHGHMLPSVQYDYGRCLVFSRFPADIIKGIVLMEQLIQLEYRPVDCCYMTALAHTKLGNYNTALQFAKMMLVKDPRNCQGVELQELIHRKVLREYLFQVAVVGGVVIMIGVLISMVVARR; this is encoded by the exons ATGTCTCGTCCCGCGCCGCCCGACTGCGAGAGGCTCTTGCACGCGTACGTGGACTCTGACGAGCTTCACCGCATCGAGATCTGCTACAACGAGCACTTGCACCACGGCCACATGCTGCCTTCCGTGCAGTACGACTACGGTCGCTGCCTCGTCTTCAGCCGCTTCCCGGCAGACATCATCAAG GGCATCGTGCTCATGGAGCAGCTGATTCAGCTCGAGTACCGGCCCGTCGACTGCTGCTACATGACGGCGCTGGCGCACACGAAGCTTGGCAACTACAACACGGCGCTGCAGTTCGCCAAGATGATGCTGGTGAAGGACCCGCGCAACTGCCAGGGTGTCGAGCTACAGGAACTGATCCACCGCAAGGTGCTGCGCGAGTACCTGTTCCAAGTGGCCGTCGTCGGCGGCGTGGTGATCATGATCGGCGTGCTGATCTCCATGGTCGTGGCACGGCGCTGA
- the LOC142578929 gene encoding uncharacterized protein LOC142578929, translating into MTLTYLCLVTSMLVLLLAPSWADAQPPRCRALCQKDPGEDACERCRLRTFMRFGKRDSSRAIALIREPVLDVQSVLLDDDDDRPARASGAVGGGSSSSREQLLLEQPAPASRPSRDRYGLLLRTIRDVRGRSAD; encoded by the coding sequence ATGACCCTCACGTACCTGTGCCTGGTCACCTCAATGCTGGTGCTCTTGCTGGCGCCGTCATGGGCGGATGCTCAGCCGCCCCGCTGCCGCGCACTGTGCCAGAAGGACCCTGGCGAAGACGCCTGCGAGCGCTGCCGGCTGAGAACCTTCATGCGCTTCGGCAAGAGAGACTCGTCCCGAGCCATCGCCCTCATCCGAGAACCCGTGCTCGACGTCCAGTCCGTGCTGCTCGACGACGATGACGACCGCCCGGCCCGGGCGTCCGGCGCCGTCGGCGGCGGAAGCTCGTCCTCTCGCGAGCAGCTTCTCCTGGAGCAGCCGGCGCCTGCCTCCCGCCCCAGCCGGGACCGCTACGGCCTGCTGCTCAGGACCATACGGGACGTCCGAGGACGGAGCGCGGACTAA
- the LOC142577732 gene encoding uncharacterized protein LOC142577732 codes for MHAPLLVIAVLYTIALSHSSAHVEWRDFMSCLQRRFGRSFFQEQHADCAARKLFVNYRRSMYCHNCNAYFHCQGNYEAIYDCQRDGRAQEVAEAFSDCREHLEGAGSDNLVYNEIDLYGRQGGNCTQAYLVDSPRCHYIPATVVCNNTRIEPESFEEDES; via the exons ATGCACGCGCCGCTGCTGGTAATAGCGGTTCTTTACACTATCGCCCTGTCGCACTCATCAGCACACGTCGAATGGAGGGATTTCATGAGCTGCCTGCAGCGGAGATTCGGCCGGAGTTTCTTCCAGGAGCAACACGCCGACTGCGCCGCCCGCAAGTTATTCGTGAACTACAGGCGATCGATGTACTGCCATAATTGCAACGC CTACTTCCACTGCCAGGGCAACTACGAGGCAATCTACGACTGTCAGCGCGACGGCCGCGCCCAGGAGGTGGCCGAGGCGTTCAGCGACTGCCGCGAGCATTTGGAAGGTGCTGGCTCAGACAACCTCGTATACAACGAGATCGACTTGTACGGCCGCCAGGGAGGAAACTGCACACAAGCCTACCTCGTCGACAGTCCCCGCTGCCACTACATCCCCGCCACCGTGGTGTGCAACAACACGCGCATCGAGCCAGAGTCCTTCGAAGAGGACGAGTCCTGA